The proteins below are encoded in one region of Triticum aestivum cultivar Chinese Spring chromosome 1B, IWGSC CS RefSeq v2.1, whole genome shotgun sequence:
- the LOC123115235 gene encoding protein ANTAGONIST OF LIKE HETEROCHROMATIN PROTEIN 1-like, which produces MSTYLTPFTPLPSLFDGPAAADDHSSLLAFLMNDDLAAAPDAFPYYGAAEAAPAFFGHAAAPLPPPPAEMTGQGRKRGFVPAGDDGSSRPQAVRRKVQGSPPTSPAHSGGDAAPAARSGGRRVWVRERSTEWWDRLSCPACPDAEFRQAFRMSRATFDALCDELSAAVAKEDTALRAAIPVHQRVAVCLWRLATGEPLREVSRRFGLGISTCHNIVLQVCAALTAVLLPKAVRWPLESPASRFQAMSGIPGVVGSVYTDHIPIGPPKDNVAEYYNRRLTERNNKASYSVAVQAVVDADGAFTDVCIGLPGSLSDAAVLERSALHARCETGMLGDDQCRLVGGASYPLTDWMLVPYAHQNLTWAQHAFNERIAAAHAAAQGAFQRLKGRWRCLQRRTEPKLPDLHNMIGACCVLHNFCERSGEELDADIQSELSQQDDAGVVAAANPVLSAEADKERDRIAHDLLHGGHPSVTFL; this is translated from the coding sequence ATGAGCACCTACCTCACGCCCTTCACCCCTCTTCCATCGCTCTTCGACGGCCCAGCAGCTGCCGACGACCACTCCTCCCTCCTCGCCTTCCTCATGAACGACGACCTCGCCGCCGCGCCCGACGCCTTCCCTTACTACGGCGCCGCCGAGGCCGCGCCAGCCTTCTTCGGACACGCCGCCGCGCCGTTGCCACCGCCACCAGCGGAAATGACTGGTCAAGGAAGGAAACGCGGCTTCGTCCCCGCGGGAGACGACGGCTCGTCGCGGCCGCAGGCGGTCAGGAGGAAGGTGCAGGGCTCGCCGCCCACCTCGCCTGCCCACAGCGGCGGCGACGCAGCACCAGCGGCAAGGAGCGGGGGCCGGCGGGTGTGGGTGCGGGAGCGGAGCACGGAGTGGTGGGACCGCCTCAGCTGCCCGGCGTGCCCGGACGCCGAGTTCCGCCAGGCCTTCCGCATGTCGCGCGCCACCTTCGACGCGCTCTGCGACGAGCTCAGCGCCGCCGTCGCCAAGGAGGACACCGCGCTGCGCGCTGCCATACCCGTGCACCAGCGCGTCGCGGTCTGCCTCTGGCGCCTCGCCACCGGGGAGCCCCTCCGCGAGGTCtcccgccgcttcggcctcggcatCTCCACCTGCCACAACATCGTCCTCCAGGTCTGCGCCGCCCTCACCGCCGTCCTCCTGCCCAAGGCCGTCCGCTGGCCGCTGGAATCCCCCGCCTCCAGGTTCCAGGCCATGTCCGGGATTCCCGGCGTCGTCGGCTCCGTGTACACCGACCACATCCCCATCGGCCCACCCAAGGACAACGTCGCCGAGTACTACAACCGCCGCCTCACGGAGCGGAACAACAAGGCCTCCTATTCCGTCGCCGTGCAGGCCGTCGTGGACGCTGACGGCGCCTTCACGGACGTATGCATCGGCCTCCCTGGCTCGCTGTCCGACGCCGCCGTGCTCGAGAGGTCCGCGCTGCACGCCCGCTGCGAGACCGGCATGCTCGGAGACGACCAGTGCCGGCTGGTGGGCGGCGCGAGCTACCCGCTCACGGACTGGATGCTCGTGCCGTACGCGCACCAGAACCTGACATGGGCGCAGCACGCCTTCAACGAGCGCATCGCCGCCGCGCACGCAGCAGCACAGGGCGCCTTCCAGAGGCTCAAGGGGCGGTGGCGCTGCCTGCAGCGCCGCACCGAGCCCAAGCTGCCGGACCTCCACAACATGATCGGTGCCTGCTGCGTGCTGCACAACTTCTGCGAACGCAGCGGCGAGGAGCTCGACGCCGACATCCAGTCCGAACTCTCCCAGCAGGACGATGCCGGCGTGGTCGCCGCTGCCAATCCAGTGCTGTCCGCAGAGGCCGACAAGGAGCGGGACAGGATTGCTCACGACCTCCTCCATGGCGGCCACCCCAGCGTTACATTCCTCTAG